In Rhodothermales bacterium, a single window of DNA contains:
- a CDS encoding glycerophosphodiester phosphodiesterase family protein has translation MTPLRVPSDLDIQGHRGARGLLPENSIPGFIRALDLGVTTLELDVVISADGQVVVSHDLVMSPVICRHPDGRPVEDDEVIRLYDLDFTEISGYDCGSRAHPSFPDQALMSVGKPLLRDVIRAAERHARDTGREAPRYNVETKSRPDGDGVNHPDPGTFAGYVLLVLQGEGAAERSTLQSFDPRTLAAAAASGWMHDLAILVGEDEAAILDVPDEQWRERLGFHPTILSPNWKLVNERLVARAHEHGMKVIPWTVNNPLDMQRMMSLDVDGLITDYPDRIVHDR, from the coding sequence ATGACGCCACTCCGGGTACCGTCCGACTTGGACATCCAGGGCCACAGGGGTGCCCGGGGCCTGTTGCCGGAGAACAGTATTCCTGGCTTTATCCGGGCCCTGGACCTGGGCGTCACGACCCTGGAACTGGACGTGGTGATCTCGGCCGACGGGCAGGTCGTGGTCTCGCATGATCTTGTAATGTCTCCGGTCATCTGCAGGCATCCGGATGGTCGGCCCGTGGAGGATGATGAGGTCATCCGACTGTATGACCTGGACTTCACCGAAATCTCAGGGTACGATTGCGGCTCCCGGGCGCATCCGTCCTTTCCGGACCAGGCGCTCATGTCGGTGGGCAAACCGTTGCTCCGGGACGTCATCAGGGCGGCCGAGCGGCATGCCCGGGACACGGGTCGGGAAGCACCCCGGTACAACGTGGAAACGAAATCCCGACCGGACGGAGACGGCGTCAACCACCCGGATCCAGGGACCTTCGCGGGGTACGTCTTGCTGGTGCTGCAGGGGGAGGGTGCAGCAGAGCGGAGTACATTGCAGTCGTTCGATCCCAGGACGTTGGCCGCTGCCGCGGCTTCCGGCTGGATGCATGACCTGGCCATCCTGGTGGGTGAGGATGAGGCCGCGATCCTGGATGTACCTGACGAGCAATGGAGGGAGCGGCTCGGCTTCCATCCCACCATCCTGAGCCCGAACTGGAAACTGGTCAATGAACGGTTGGTGGCTCGGGCGCATGAACATGGAATGAAAGTCATCCCGTGGACCGTGAACAATCCGTTGGACATGCAACGAATGATGTCGCTGGACGTGGACGGGCTGATTACCGATTATCCCGACCGGATTGTCCATGACCGTTGA
- the gyrA gene encoding DNA gyrase subunit A → MEQDKLRIIPINIEEEMKSSYIDYSMSVIVSRALPDVRDGLKPVHRRVLYGMNELNLSAGASYKKSARIVGEVLGKYHPHGDSAVYDTMVRMAQEFSMRYPLVDGQGNFGSVDGDSAAAMRYTEARMMRLSEDMLRDLNKETVDFQENFDGSLEEPTVLPAAVPNLLINGTDGIAVGMATKIPPHNIGEAIDATVAYIDNPDVGIDELVNIMPAPDFPTGGIIYGHTEVRQAYHTGRGRVVMRAKIHEEEVRPGKYALIATEIPYQVNKASLIEKIAMLARDKKIEGISDLRDESDRDGMRIVIELKKDALPMVVQNQLFKFTQLQWTFGVNMVALVQGRPKTLNLKEIIGHYVDHRHDVVFRRTTFDLRKAEERAHVLEGLTIALDNLDAVISIIRHSADTEEARANLMAGHFPSKLTTDQLVKLGLPTHGNSLFTLSEIQAKAILELRLNRLTGLERQKIEEEYNAVLAEIARLQEILGSKEVRMAIIKSELLEMREKYADARRTEIDYTGGGDIFIEDLIEDDQMVVSISHQGLIKRTASSEYQAQGRGGTGRRGSAMRDEDFIEHLFVGNNHDYLLFFTDQGQCYWLRIYEIPEGTRTTKGRSIRNVIQIGPDDRIRAVLPVAKDHFRDEDYLNNHFVVMSTLRGTVKKTQLEAFSRPRVNGIIAISIDEGDELIDAAITNGDAQIVLASSGGKAIRFPESDVRSTGRDTRGVRGISMGSNERVVGMVVIEDESRDILSISANGYGKRSPLSEYRVQTRGGKGILTMKTTSKTGPLVALKGVFEHNDLMISTVKGIMIRMEIASISRISRNTQGVRVIKMKDDDSIADVTRIVIEDDVEDADPDTDSPS, encoded by the coding sequence ATGGAACAGGATAAACTCCGCATTATCCCGATCAATATCGAGGAGGAAATGAAGTCCTCCTACATCGACTACTCCATGTCGGTGATTGTCAGCCGTGCACTTCCCGACGTCCGGGATGGCCTGAAACCCGTCCATCGGCGGGTGCTCTACGGCATGAACGAGTTGAATCTGAGTGCGGGCGCCTCGTACAAAAAGAGCGCCCGTATTGTCGGTGAGGTGCTCGGAAAGTACCATCCCCATGGCGATTCCGCCGTGTATGACACGATGGTCCGGATGGCACAGGAGTTTTCCATGCGGTACCCTCTTGTAGATGGCCAGGGCAACTTCGGATCGGTCGATGGGGATTCGGCGGCCGCCATGCGGTATACAGAAGCCCGCATGATGCGCCTGTCCGAGGACATGCTCCGGGACCTGAACAAGGAAACCGTCGATTTCCAGGAGAATTTCGACGGATCACTCGAGGAGCCGACGGTCCTCCCTGCGGCCGTTCCGAATCTGCTCATCAACGGCACCGACGGTATTGCCGTCGGCATGGCCACCAAGATTCCGCCGCACAACATCGGTGAGGCCATCGATGCCACCGTGGCGTACATCGATAATCCGGACGTGGGCATCGATGAACTGGTCAACATCATGCCGGCCCCGGACTTCCCGACGGGGGGCATCATCTACGGGCACACGGAAGTCCGCCAGGCCTACCACACCGGTCGTGGCCGGGTGGTCATGCGCGCCAAGATCCATGAAGAGGAAGTCCGGCCGGGCAAGTATGCCCTGATCGCCACCGAAATCCCCTACCAGGTCAACAAGGCCTCGCTGATCGAGAAGATCGCCATGTTGGCCCGCGACAAAAAGATCGAAGGCATCTCCGACCTGCGGGATGAGAGCGATCGGGACGGCATGCGCATTGTCATCGAGCTCAAGAAAGATGCGCTCCCCATGGTCGTCCAGAACCAGCTGTTCAAATTCACGCAGCTGCAGTGGACCTTCGGCGTCAACATGGTCGCCCTCGTCCAGGGGCGTCCGAAGACCCTGAACCTGAAGGAAATCATCGGGCACTATGTGGATCACCGGCATGATGTCGTGTTCCGCCGGACCACCTTTGATCTTCGCAAGGCCGAGGAGCGGGCCCACGTGCTGGAAGGCCTGACCATCGCCCTCGACAACCTGGATGCGGTGATATCCATCATCCGCCACTCGGCGGACACGGAAGAAGCGCGGGCGAACCTCATGGCCGGTCATTTCCCGTCCAAGCTGACCACGGACCAATTGGTCAAACTGGGACTGCCTACCCACGGCAATTCCCTGTTCACCTTGTCGGAAATCCAGGCCAAAGCCATCCTGGAACTGCGCCTGAACCGGCTCACGGGTCTGGAACGGCAGAAGATCGAGGAGGAATACAATGCCGTCCTGGCCGAAATCGCGCGCCTCCAGGAAATCCTGGGCAGCAAGGAAGTCCGCATGGCCATCATCAAGAGCGAACTGCTCGAGATGCGCGAGAAATATGCGGACGCCCGCCGGACCGAAATCGACTACACGGGTGGCGGTGACATTTTCATCGAGGACCTGATTGAGGACGACCAGATGGTCGTTTCCATTTCGCATCAGGGCCTGATCAAGCGGACCGCATCGTCGGAGTACCAGGCCCAGGGCCGTGGTGGGACGGGGCGGCGCGGCAGTGCCATGCGCGATGAGGATTTCATCGAACACTTGTTCGTGGGCAACAACCACGACTACCTCCTGTTCTTCACGGATCAGGGGCAATGCTATTGGCTTCGCATCTACGAAATCCCGGAAGGGACCCGGACCACGAAGGGCCGATCCATCCGGAATGTCATCCAGATCGGTCCCGACGACCGTATCCGGGCCGTGCTTCCGGTCGCGAAGGACCATTTCCGCGACGAGGACTACCTGAACAACCACTTCGTGGTCATGTCCACGCTGCGCGGCACGGTCAAGAAGACTCAACTGGAAGCCTTCTCCCGTCCCCGCGTGAACGGCATCATTGCCATTTCGATTGATGAAGGGGATGAGTTGATAGATGCAGCCATCACCAACGGGGATGCCCAGATCGTACTGGCATCTTCGGGCGGAAAGGCCATCCGATTCCCCGAAAGTGATGTGCGCTCCACCGGTCGGGACACCCGCGGTGTCCGGGGCATCTCCATGGGGTCCAATGAACGCGTCGTGGGCATGGTGGTCATTGAGGACGAATCCCGTGACATCCTGTCCATCAGTGCCAACGGCTACGGCAAGCGCTCTCCCCTGTCCGAGTACCGGGTACAAACCCGTGGCGGGAAGGGCATCCTGACCATGAAGACGACGTCCAAGACGGGTCCGCTCGTAGCACTCAAGGGCGTATTCGAGCACAATGACCTCATGATATCGACGGTCAAGGGCATCATGATCCGTATGGAGATTGCTTCCATCTCACGGATAAGCCGCAACACACAGGGCGTCCGCGTCATCAAGATGAAGGATGACGACTCCATTGCCGATGTCACGCGGATCGTCATCGAGGATGATGTCGAGGACGCCGATCCCGACACGGATTCACCCTCCTGA
- the lat gene encoding L-lysine 6-transaminase → MNKSTYMAAEKRGQILPGQVEGIFMKHMNAKGMMPMVLGTQQSGGIRLHDEQSGRMFMDFFGFYASNAIGMNHPKLTQDAEFKERLLDAALNKVTNSDIRTIHMARFLETFGRVAMPAHLPHAFFVSGGALAVENALKTAFDWKVRKNFQKGYRKEVGHKVLHFDQAFHGRSGYTLTLTNTADPRKTMYFPKFDWPRVSNPKMVFPVDKHMEDITRREEVSLQQAKHYFRTMPDEIACIIIEPIQGEGGDNHFRKEYLQALKDLAVENDALLIFDEVQTGVGATGAFWAHEAIGVEPDIISFGKKTQVCGILAGNRLDEVENHVFVMGSRINSTWGGNLVDMVRFDRILEVIEEDNLVENATTVGAHLMTRLHGMAADMPFVSNVRGRGLFCAIDVPTGEFRDRVLDACYEDGMVILGCGDRSIRFRSPLTITADEIDEGLQILGTALRKVEQEYRPFRSNHGLMDALTDG, encoded by the coding sequence ATGAACAAGAGCACGTATATGGCAGCTGAAAAAAGGGGGCAGATCCTGCCCGGACAGGTCGAAGGCATTTTCATGAAGCACATGAATGCCAAGGGGATGATGCCCATGGTCCTCGGAACGCAGCAGAGTGGCGGCATCCGGCTCCATGATGAGCAGTCCGGACGGATGTTCATGGATTTCTTCGGCTTCTACGCGTCGAATGCCATCGGAATGAACCACCCGAAATTGACGCAGGATGCCGAGTTCAAGGAGCGTCTCCTGGACGCCGCCCTAAACAAGGTCACCAACTCGGATATCCGGACCATCCACATGGCGCGGTTCCTGGAGACGTTCGGTCGGGTGGCCATGCCCGCCCATCTGCCACATGCGTTCTTCGTTTCAGGTGGTGCCCTGGCCGTCGAGAACGCCCTGAAGACGGCATTCGACTGGAAAGTCCGGAAGAACTTCCAGAAAGGCTACCGGAAGGAGGTGGGCCACAAGGTCCTGCACTTCGACCAGGCCTTCCACGGTCGCAGCGGATACACATTGACGCTGACGAATACGGCTGACCCCCGCAAGACCATGTACTTCCCCAAATTCGATTGGCCCCGTGTATCCAATCCGAAGATGGTCTTCCCGGTGGACAAGCACATGGAGGATATTACCCGTCGCGAGGAGGTATCCCTCCAGCAGGCGAAGCATTATTTCCGCACCATGCCGGACGAGATTGCCTGCATCATCATCGAACCCATCCAGGGTGAAGGCGGGGACAACCACTTCCGGAAAGAATACCTGCAGGCCCTGAAGGACCTGGCCGTTGAAAACGATGCCCTCCTCATTTTTGATGAGGTCCAGACGGGCGTCGGGGCCACGGGTGCATTCTGGGCGCATGAGGCCATTGGCGTTGAACCTGATATCATCTCGTTCGGCAAGAAGACGCAGGTTTGTGGCATCCTGGCTGGAAACCGGTTGGATGAGGTCGAGAATCACGTGTTCGTGATGGGCAGCCGGATCAATTCCACGTGGGGAGGGAATCTGGTCGACATGGTCCGGTTCGATCGGATCCTGGAGGTCATTGAGGAGGACAATCTGGTCGAGAACGCCACCACCGTCGGGGCACATTTGATGACGCGGCTCCACGGAATGGCCGCCGATATGCCCTTCGTGTCGAATGTGCGCGGCCGGGGTCTTTTCTGCGCCATCGATGTCCCGACGGGTGAGTTCCGTGACCGGGTCCTGGATGCCTGCTACGAGGATGGCATGGTCATTCTGGGATGCGGCGATCGTTCCATCCGGTTCCGCAGCCCGCTGACCATAACGGCCGATGAGATCGACGAAGGACTCCAGATCCTGGGCACTGCGCTGCGCAAGGTCGAACAGGAATACCGTCCCTTCCGGTCCAACCACGGGCTGATGGATGCCTTGACGGATGGCTGA
- the lipA gene encoding lipoyl synthase produces the protein MPNTKKTRPAFRPGDIQLDTASPGASHGDGDSGMLELPVVESASERGKRPDWLRVKLPYGETYKNLVDIIESNDLHTVCQSARCPNMGECWTAGTATFMILGNVCTRSCGFCAVLTGRPDAGLDWDEPNRVAHAAKLMGVKHAVITSVNRDERKDGGAPIFAATITKLREEIPGVTIEVLIPDFRGLWDALQTVLDVRPEILNHNVETVPRLYRKVRPQAIYERSLEVLRRSKEQGLRTKSGIMVGLGETDDEVLSLMDDFVANGVDVMTIGQYLQPTRMHLPVIEFIEPDKFKWYKEVGEAKGIGHVESGPLVRSSYHAERHL, from the coding sequence ATGCCCAATACGAAGAAGACCCGCCCCGCCTTCCGCCCCGGAGACATCCAATTGGACACGGCATCTCCTGGTGCTTCCCACGGAGACGGAGACAGTGGAATGCTCGAACTGCCCGTTGTGGAGTCGGCCAGTGAGCGGGGAAAACGCCCGGATTGGCTTCGCGTCAAGCTTCCGTACGGTGAGACGTACAAGAATCTCGTGGACATCATCGAGTCCAACGACCTGCACACGGTGTGCCAGAGTGCACGCTGTCCGAACATGGGTGAGTGTTGGACGGCCGGTACGGCCACCTTCATGATCCTCGGCAACGTGTGTACGCGGAGTTGCGGTTTCTGCGCCGTACTCACCGGGCGCCCGGATGCCGGACTGGATTGGGACGAGCCCAACCGGGTAGCCCATGCGGCGAAGCTGATGGGCGTGAAGCACGCCGTCATCACCTCGGTCAACCGGGACGAACGCAAAGACGGAGGCGCACCCATCTTCGCTGCGACCATAACGAAATTGCGCGAGGAGATTCCCGGTGTTACGATTGAGGTCCTGATCCCCGATTTCCGGGGACTGTGGGATGCCCTGCAGACCGTCCTGGACGTCCGCCCTGAAATCCTGAACCACAACGTGGAAACGGTCCCGCGTCTCTACCGGAAAGTCCGTCCTCAGGCCATCTACGAGCGGTCACTGGAAGTATTGCGGCGCTCCAAGGAGCAGGGGTTGCGGACCAAGAGCGGAATCATGGTCGGTCTGGGCGAAACCGACGACGAGGTGCTCAGCCTGATGGATGACTTCGTCGCCAATGGCGTGGACGTCATGACGATCGGACAGTACCTCCAGCCGACGCGCATGCACTTGCCGGTTATCGAATTCATCGAACCCGACAAGTTCAAATGGTACAAGGAAGTGGGTGAAGCCAAAGGCATAGGGCACGTCGAAAGCGGTCCGTTGGTCCGCTCGTCGTACCATGCTGAGCGTCACCTCTAG
- a CDS encoding CPBP family intramembrane glutamic endopeptidase, translated as MLSVTSRPEVTGTGTGTRAALRHEWERLRTASGRLDKQVVVVLLFSALVVILQMQLGSRSWFRLEVAPHLDLSEPGLWAWGWWFGMQGLLGFILPVALLRLGFRRSWADMGLAKGDTAFAWRIAGLYLPLVIVGTWFLSAGAEFQSQYPHYTPAARDWRIFAIYEGLFLFYWFGWEYLWRGFVLFGTRHVFGLYAIVVQTVPFAILHYDKPMPEALLSIAGGLAIGALVWRARAFWIAVPIHAAQMLILDLWCTLRIRSGAEGFGLDALLAALSAWQGG; from the coding sequence ATGCTGAGCGTCACCTCTAGGCCCGAGGTGACCGGGACAGGAACAGGGACCCGGGCGGCGCTCAGGCATGAGTGGGAGCGCCTGCGGACCGCATCCGGTCGCCTGGACAAGCAGGTGGTCGTCGTCCTCCTGTTCAGTGCACTCGTGGTCATCCTGCAGATGCAGCTGGGCAGCCGGTCCTGGTTCCGTCTTGAGGTTGCACCCCACCTGGACCTCTCCGAGCCCGGTCTCTGGGCCTGGGGATGGTGGTTTGGCATGCAGGGCCTGCTCGGCTTCATCCTTCCCGTAGCGCTGCTGCGACTCGGTTTCCGCCGATCCTGGGCCGATATGGGGCTCGCCAAAGGCGACACCGCATTCGCATGGCGCATTGCCGGGTTGTACCTGCCGCTGGTAATCGTCGGAACGTGGTTCCTGTCCGCTGGCGCCGAGTTCCAGTCACAGTACCCCCACTACACACCGGCCGCCCGTGACTGGCGAATTTTTGCCATATATGAGGGACTCTTCCTCTTCTACTGGTTCGGATGGGAGTACCTGTGGCGTGGATTCGTGCTGTTCGGTACTCGACACGTGTTTGGCCTGTATGCCATCGTCGTACAAACCGTCCCGTTCGCCATCCTGCACTACGACAAGCCCATGCCTGAAGCCCTGCTGTCCATTGCAGGCGGTCTGGCCATAGGTGCCCTGGTCTGGCGCGCGCGTGCATTCTGGATTGCCGTACCCATCCACGCCGCCCAGATGCTGATCCTGGACCTTTGGTGCACGTTGCGGATACGGAGTGGTGCCGAGGGATTCGGACTGGATGCCCTGCTGGCGGCCCTGTCGGCGTGGCAGGGCGGTTGA
- a CDS encoding PorV/PorQ family protein — MIRVLVGLIIAAAAVLPVHAQDSGLAFLSIGVDAEALSVGDQGVATARGAFATYWNPAGMVAGGAQSLGISHHRWIADVRTYAASGVIRRGARSAFGAFITATDSGDLEARQGPGASDGAFTAQFVSAGASFARAFGDLRIGATGKFISERIFGQSANGFAVDAGVQVDVLGDGLHLGAAIANVGHMSELNAQATKLPRLVRAGGVFYPFRVLADLDGAILLSTGLLLEVSHNTAAERTQLHVGLTGNVLETVSIRAGYLSNDELRDFSAGLGVVQGTLALDYAVLPFSDGFGGPAHILTVSYGF; from the coding sequence ATGATTCGCGTGCTTGTCGGTTTGATCATTGCGGCTGCAGCCGTGCTTCCCGTGCACGCCCAGGATTCCGGTCTGGCTTTCCTGTCCATCGGCGTCGACGCCGAGGCCCTGTCCGTCGGGGATCAGGGCGTCGCCACGGCCCGGGGAGCATTTGCCACCTACTGGAATCCGGCGGGTATGGTGGCTGGCGGGGCCCAATCCCTCGGGATCTCCCATCATCGATGGATTGCCGACGTACGCACGTATGCTGCGTCCGGGGTCATCAGGCGCGGCGCCCGGTCGGCATTCGGAGCATTCATTACCGCGACCGATTCCGGTGACCTCGAGGCGAGGCAGGGTCCCGGGGCATCGGACGGAGCGTTCACGGCTCAATTCGTTTCGGCCGGAGCATCCTTTGCACGTGCTTTCGGGGATCTTCGTATCGGAGCAACCGGGAAGTTCATTTCCGAACGCATATTCGGCCAGTCCGCCAACGGCTTCGCGGTGGATGCCGGCGTGCAGGTGGATGTGTTGGGGGACGGTCTGCATCTGGGCGCCGCCATCGCCAATGTGGGCCACATGAGCGAGCTGAACGCCCAGGCGACGAAACTGCCTCGCCTCGTGCGCGCAGGAGGGGTGTTCTATCCGTTCCGCGTGCTGGCCGATCTGGACGGTGCCATCCTCCTGAGCACCGGTCTGCTGCTGGAAGTGTCGCACAACACGGCCGCCGAACGAACGCAGTTGCACGTCGGACTCACAGGGAATGTACTCGAGACCGTGAGCATCCGTGCGGGATATCTGTCAAACGACGAACTGAGGGACTTCTCTGCGGGCCTCGGTGTGGTCCAAGGGACATTGGCCCTGGACTATGCCGTGCTGCCTTTCTCGGATGGATTCGGCGGGCCTGCGCACATCCTGACCGTATCGTACGGTTTCTGA
- a CDS encoding PorV/PorQ family protein gives MMRIPRMIGLVLILLGAGAHLQNTHAQHAGAFSRMGFGARGISMGNALAADVSGQASPWYNPAHAPRMSSQSLSASAATLSFDRTVQFLALGAPLQERAGFSVGLIHAAVSDIDGRDNSGFHTGRLSVNEYAGFLAFGLRFSDRFAGGLSFQFFRSDLFEGMTPARSVGLDVGFSYALTPDWAVAFVIDDLLARYSWDSSSISSSGRSVTDNFPRRLRLGVTHRPRPLDGRLLLAAELESRTTTVEVRTTRTRVFGGNVVETTDASDLTFQETHVRAGAEYAPIEAFALRLGLEQLGSDVLGSVRPSAGFRAEQAVGDLRLRAEYAFSWEAAAAGSIHLLTLTLVLP, from the coding sequence ATGATGCGCATTCCTCGGATGATCGGATTGGTGCTGATTCTTCTGGGTGCCGGTGCTCACCTGCAGAATACCCATGCTCAGCATGCCGGAGCGTTTTCCCGGATGGGATTCGGTGCGCGGGGAATATCCATGGGCAATGCACTGGCTGCCGACGTGTCGGGGCAGGCTTCCCCCTGGTACAATCCGGCGCATGCCCCACGGATGTCCTCCCAGTCCTTGTCCGCTTCTGCGGCAACACTCAGTTTTGACCGGACGGTCCAGTTCCTGGCCCTTGGCGCTCCGTTGCAGGAACGGGCGGGATTCAGCGTGGGGCTCATCCACGCGGCCGTGAGCGATATCGATGGACGGGACAACAGTGGATTCCATACAGGCCGGCTTTCGGTCAACGAGTACGCCGGATTCCTGGCGTTCGGACTTCGGTTCAGTGACCGGTTCGCGGGTGGGCTGTCGTTCCAGTTTTTCCGGTCGGACCTGTTCGAGGGCATGACACCGGCACGATCAGTGGGTCTGGACGTCGGGTTCAGTTACGCGCTCACGCCGGACTGGGCGGTGGCATTCGTGATTGACGATCTCCTGGCGCGGTATTCCTGGGACTCGTCGTCCATATCATCCAGCGGACGCAGTGTGACCGACAATTTTCCGCGACGATTGCGGCTGGGCGTTACGCACCGGCCCCGGCCACTGGACGGTCGCTTGCTGTTGGCGGCGGAACTGGAGTCCAGGACAACGACGGTCGAAGTGCGCACGACGCGGACCCGCGTGTTCGGTGGGAACGTGGTAGAAACCACGGACGCTTCGGATTTGACCTTCCAGGAAACCCATGTTCGGGCCGGTGCCGAATATGCTCCGATCGAGGCTTTTGCGCTTCGCCTGGGGCTGGAGCAATTGGGTTCGGATGTCCTGGGTTCCGTCCGGCCGTCCGCCGGTTTCCGGGCGGAACAGGCCGTTGGGGATTTGCGACTCCGGGCTGAATACGCCTTTTCGTGGGAGGCCGCCGCCGCCGGTTCCATCCATTTGTTGACGTTGACCCTGGTATTGCCATGA
- a CDS encoding FlgD immunoglobulin-like domain containing protein encodes MLRTLFSWLLIAAPVTVAAQSLDLPLSEFGVLNNSIANLEVDDGTVWIGPFLNTSDDGGATWYRPATDSLFGTVNRLFSLDIEGDLILAGIGRNDASGGQSVQTASGFLVSQDGGRTFVWRFPQLDDPGDDTQEYGVNVLEALPVIVPQQSPPFDVDVDAASGTMWVAGWASGIRRSEDMGRTWSRVVLPPDDLDFVSPDSTYDFVLEPQRGSTGSLNHMGFSVLTALDGTIWAGTAGGLNRSLDGGLTWRRFTSDGTQSSLTGNWVISIEEQSTSSGSTIWAATWNTGDVGGGNGGQFGVSLTRNGGQSFEQTLLGQRIYDFGFAPGRVYAAGDNGLFISTDEGRTWRTQSDFRDRSNPERLVRPGSAVFSVETSQDGTLWAGTSDGLLRSLDDGLTWSIFRTDVPVRPDAPTDRTPRVDTYAYPNPFSPGSDRFIRVKFEADRAGDTTIRVFDFGMNEVRTLTASVVAGTNEILWDGTDHRGARVANGTYFYEVVTGGTPFRGKILVIE; translated from the coding sequence ATGCTCCGGACCCTGTTTTCATGGCTGTTGATTGCCGCGCCCGTGACCGTCGCCGCTCAGTCCCTGGATTTGCCGCTGAGCGAATTCGGCGTCCTGAACAACAGCATTGCCAATCTGGAAGTGGACGACGGTACGGTCTGGATCGGACCGTTCCTGAACACCTCGGATGATGGAGGTGCGACATGGTATCGGCCGGCTACCGATTCCTTGTTCGGGACCGTAAACCGGCTGTTCTCGCTGGACATCGAGGGAGACCTCATTCTTGCCGGAATCGGCCGGAACGATGCCTCGGGCGGTCAGAGTGTCCAGACCGCGTCCGGCTTCCTGGTTTCCCAGGATGGGGGACGGACGTTTGTCTGGCGGTTCCCCCAACTGGACGATCCGGGGGATGACACCCAGGAATACGGGGTGAACGTGCTGGAAGCCTTGCCCGTCATCGTGCCCCAACAGAGCCCGCCGTTCGACGTGGACGTGGACGCGGCTTCGGGCACCATGTGGGTGGCCGGCTGGGCCAGCGGCATTCGGCGATCGGAGGACATGGGACGGACCTGGTCGCGGGTCGTGCTGCCGCCGGACGACCTGGATTTCGTATCTCCCGATTCGACCTACGATTTTGTTCTGGAACCGCAACGAGGGTCCACCGGAAGCCTGAACCACATGGGATTCTCCGTATTGACCGCATTGGACGGTACGATCTGGGCCGGGACGGCGGGAGGCTTGAACCGGTCGCTGGACGGAGGGCTGACCTGGCGTCGGTTCACTTCGGACGGTACCCAGTCGTCGCTGACCGGAAACTGGGTCATCTCCATCGAGGAGCAATCCACGTCCAGCGGATCCACCATCTGGGCGGCCACGTGGAACACCGGGGATGTGGGTGGTGGCAACGGGGGCCAATTCGGCGTTTCCCTGACGCGCAATGGAGGACAGTCATTTGAACAGACCCTGCTCGGTCAGCGGATCTATGACTTCGGGTTTGCGCCCGGTCGGGTGTATGCTGCCGGTGACAACGGGCTGTTCATTTCCACGGATGAAGGACGTACCTGGCGGACGCAATCCGATTTCCGGGACCGGTCCAACCCGGAACGGCTGGTCCGACCGGGGTCAGCGGTGTTTTCCGTGGAGACCAGCCAGGACGGTACCCTGTGGGCAGGAACGTCCGATGGATTACTGCGGTCGCTCGACGATGGACTGACGTGGTCCATTTTCCGGACCGATGTGCCGGTCCGGCCCGATGCGCCGACAGACCGGACACCCCGTGTGGATACCTATGCGTACCCAAATCCGTTCTCGCCGGGAAGCGATCGGTTCATCCGGGTCAAATTCGAGGCCGATCGGGCGGGAGACACCACCATCCGGGTATTTGATTTCGGAATGAATGAAGTCCGGACGTTGACGGCGTCCGTGGTCGCAGGTACCAATGAAATCCTGTGGGATGGCACGGACCATCGCGGAGCGCGCGTGGCCAACGGAACCTATTTCTATGAGGTCGTGACGGGCGGAACCCCGTTCCGCGGCAAAATCCTGGTGATCGAATGA